In the genome of Polaribacter sp. MED152, one region contains:
- a CDS encoding GIY-YIG nuclease family protein — protein MYIGVTNHLKRRIEEHSVPIESSRQFTNKYNCKYLIYHEHYNSIETAIKREKQLKKWSRVKKETLIKSLNPEWNFLNDTI, from the coding sequence TTGTATATAGGTGTAACAAATCATCTGAAAAGAAGAATAGAAGAGCATTCAGTTCCAATTGAAAGTTCTAGGCAATTTACTAATAAATATAATTGTAAGTATTTAATTTATCATGAACACTATAACAGCATAGAAACTGCAATAAAAAGAGAGAAACAATTGAAGAAATGGAGTAGAGTAAAAAAGGAAACTTTAATTAAATCCTTAAATCCAGAATGGAACTTTCTTAATGATACTATTTGA